The nucleotide sequence GCGCTTGCTGCGACCTTTGAAGCGCCACTCTTCTTCGACAAGAATTGCACGTTCCAAGAGGGGGCGGCAGTGGATAAGGATCCGCTTTCGTTTGCCGCGACCAACTGGCTAGCCTCGGCAACGCTCATCGCTGAGCAGTATCACGATGCGATCTTCGTGGATATCGGCAGCACGACGACCGATGTAATACCAATAGTAAACAGTGAGATACGAGCGCGAAAGACAGACCTTGAACGACTGAAAACTGGCGAACTGATTTATTCCGGCATTTTGCGTACCAATATTGCCACGCTGCTGGATAAGTTCGAAATAGGTGATAACGAAGCGTGCGGCATGTCCTCAGAGCTGTTCGCAATCACCGCGGATGCCTATCTCGTGCTCGGTACTATAACGGAGGCTGATTACAGTTGTAGTAGTCCGAACAGCTATGCCTTTGCGAGTCGAGAAGCTGCTGAGAAAAGCAGAGTAAGCGCGTTGCAGCGGCTGGCACGAGTCGTCTGCAGTGACCTCGAAGAGCTTGGAGAAAAGGGCGCGGTTGCAATTGCAGAGCAGGTAAAGCGGGCACAGGTAAAAGCACTCCAAGCTTCGGTGGGCATGGTGAAAGCGAAATACGGCCTGGAAACGGTCGTAACAGCAGGAATCGGGGACTTCATCGTGCAGGAAGCTGCGGATTCGGAAGATTTGCAGTTCGTATCGCTGGCTTCTCGTTACGGTAAAGCCGTAGCAGCCACGTTCCCAGCATTTGCGGTCGCAAAGCTCTTAGAGTACGGGCCTAATAATAAGCGTGACTAAAAACCCTCTTGGCTTTTCTTTTAGCACAGGTTTTCTTTTTGCAAAAAGAAAAAGTGTAATGATGCGGATCCTAAGTCTAACCGGCGGAGTGGCAAGCGGTAAGAGTCTCGTGCTGCGCACGTTCATGGAACTCGGCGCTTACGTTATCGATTGCGACGTGCTCAGTCGAGAGGTTGTTATACCGTGCTCGAAGGCGTGGTGGGAGATCGTGCGTGTCTTCGGGGGCGATATTTTAGGAAAGGATTTGGCGATAGACCGCAAGAAGCTGCGCGCGATTGTGTTCAGCGATCATACGCAACGCGCGGCATTAGAGGCGATCATGCATCCGGAAGTGAGACGGAAGTGCGTGGAGCGAATAGAAGCGATAAAGAAGATAGATCCGAAGCCAAATGCGCTCGTTGTCGTTGACGTCCCGCTCTTGATAGAGACGGGAATGCAGAATGACTTTGATGCGGTAATCGTCGTTTACACTAGCGAGGAGACGCAGATGAAGCGGTTAATGGCGCGAGACGGCCTAACGAAAGCGGCAGCGCGCAACCTGATCAGATTGCAAATGCCACTGCAGGATAAGCTACAATTCGCCGATTATGTCGTATCGAACGAAGGCACGCGAGAAGAGACGGAGAAGCAAGTGCGTGCTCTGTTTGCGACTTTTACCTCGTAAAAGGCACGTAACCCGTCACCACCGACCCACGCCTATCTCCTTCAAGACATACAGGTCTATCTCATCTGCCAAGTCAGCGAAGCGCTTTTTGAATTCGCGTATCTTATCTAGCTTCTTTTTCGCTAGCCCCGCTTTCTCAAGTTTGTCCTCAAACTCCACCTCTTTATGGAAAAAGGCATCGATCAGACAGAAAATACTCGCTCTATTGAGTTGAAACTCCCTTAACGCGTCCATAGTACCCTCGCCCTTCTTATAGGCTTCGTGTATCACATCAAATTCGTTGAAAATCGCGTCACTATCCTCACAAAATTCGTCCACGGTTTTCAAAAAAATTTCTGAGACTTCTTTCTCTTCAGACATCGCTCTGTAATACTGAATGATAGTCTTGGAATTTAAATAGTTTTTGTTTTCTTTCTCAGCAGCGTTCCCGTTCACATACGTGGCCAATCATCATCTGGCTTTTGCGCCACCACCTCACGCACATCCACCGCGACGCCTCTACGCGATTCTACCATCTCCCAGCCGCTCATCTTCGCTCGACCCACACCAAACGCCTTGTCGCCGGTAAAGACAACCTCATCGTTCACGCGGATATGCTCACCTGCGCTCACAACGCCCGGCGCCAGTATCGACCCCGTAGGAACGAAATCGCCAATGTGCACCGTGTACGTGTACGCCGACATCAGTTCCTTAATTCGCTGCGCACCTGTAAGAGTGAGCACGAGAAGCCCGTATTCGGGCACGATGCGTGCAATCACATTACCACTCATGCTGAGCTTGTATTTTGGATACTTCCCGCTTATTTTCAGTCGTTCGCCTTCTTTACGCGATACGAGCGCGTTTCCCGCACCGAGTCCGAACTGATAATCAGCCATTGCCCTGATCATGCTCAGTTTCTTCTCAAAGCCTGATAATCGTCGTTCATCAACACACAGCTCGACTATTCGGTCTTTAAGCCGAGTCAACGCTTCTCGTGACGTTACGTCCTCGCCTTCCTCACATGTGTACATCACATCTTCTAGTTCCAACTCGTCCGCAACGCCAGAGCCGAGTTCCTTGTACGCTCCGCTGAGATGTGCGACGATGTGCTCATAGTTCTTAGCGTTTCGCTCGATATACGCACGCAAGCACGAGGATACCCACGCACGCTCTTCCGCATCCCAGTAGCCCGTTACGGGGATATCGTAGAACGCGGCGGGGTACACCACTTCCAGCTCACGCGGCACGACACCAAGCGGCGATGTCAGGATAACCTCATGAATGCAGCCGCTATACCGGTCAATCGCTTCGCTGAACTTCTCATGTGAAGGCGACACCGAATACGGCTTTCGTGCTGAGCAGGGCAGGAGCAACAGAATCT is from Methanomicrobia archaeon and encodes:
- a CDS encoding H4MPT-linked C1 transfer pathway protein, with product MFLGIDVGGANTKIATSDGFVDSLYAPLWQNKACLCDVLPEVIRRFGTEIEAVGAVMTGELSDCFDTKREGVLQIKHALAATFEAPLFFDKNCTFQEGAAVDKDPLSFAATNWLASATLIAEQYHDAIFVDIGSTTTDVIPIVNSEIRARKTDLERLKTGELIYSGILRTNIATLLDKFEIGDNEACGMSSELFAITADAYLVLGTITEADYSCSSPNSYAFASREAAEKSRVSALQRLARVVCSDLEELGEKGAVAIAEQVKRAQVKALQASVGMVKAKYGLETVVTAGIGDFIVQEAADSEDLQFVSLASRYGKAVAATFPAFAVAKLLEYGPNNKRD
- a CDS encoding dephospho-CoA kinase, which encodes MMRILSLTGGVASGKSLVLRTFMELGAYVIDCDVLSREVVIPCSKAWWEIVRVFGGDILGKDLAIDRKKLRAIVFSDHTQRAALEAIMHPEVRRKCVERIEAIKKIDPKPNALVVVDVPLLIETGMQNDFDAVIVVYTSEETQMKRLMARDGLTKAAARNLIRLQMPLQDKLQFADYVVSNEGTREETEKQVRALFATFTS
- a CDS encoding DUF5591 domain-containing protein gives rise to the protein MSTFYEVRKRDGAARLGILSLPGEKQQTPLLFQVESLSSGKEGFEVRSVEDANFSDLFKEDSWDAPRGAVLLPEVHPLFTKLQEAIPSLSVDCYVLSYASALLYSPRAFVRGIIDARNAIPPDVALWAPAIATAENAALLCYMGVDLIDDTTAMIQGYQGIYHTEEGAVSLTELEELPCTCSACSSLTADELRGKAGKEQAALLAKHNTLLLEKELKKAREHIRAGSLREYVELKVRSSPFFTAVLRILDREEAAYFERRTPVARNHGMMANTLESLKRIEVKRFASRVRERYEPPVRQILLLLPCSARKPYSVSPSHEKFSEAIDRYSGCIHEVILTSPLGVVPRELEVVYPAAFYDIPVTGYWDAEERAWVSSCLRAYIERNAKNYEHIVAHLSGAYKELGSGVADELELEDVMYTCEEGEDVTSREALTRLKDRIVELCVDERRLSGFEKKLSMIRAMADYQFGLGAGNALVSRKEGERLKISGKYPKYKLSMSGNVIARIVPEYGLLVLTLTGAQRIKELMSAYTYTVHIGDFVPTGSILAPGVVSAGEHIRVNDEVVFTGDKAFGVGRAKMSGWEMVESRRGVAVDVREVVAQKPDDDWPRM